Proteins encoded within one genomic window of Nitrospina gracilis 3/211:
- a CDS encoding TRAP transporter small permease: MRTVRQFDDLLARAETAVLILLLTLMVLLSFGQVVLRNAMGTGILWGDTLLRQLVLWVGFLGASLAVRERKHIAIDFLPHFLNDFWKKINHIGVDLVTAVISAFLALAAWNFMIFEKEGGSTLFLDIPVWLFQTILPFSFALISLRLALRVVNEIASFRTPAE; encoded by the coding sequence ATGCGAACCGTCCGCCAATTCGATGATCTCCTCGCCCGCGCCGAGACGGCTGTACTGATCCTGCTGCTGACTCTCATGGTCCTGCTTTCCTTCGGACAGGTGGTCCTGCGCAATGCAATGGGCACGGGGATTTTGTGGGGGGACACCCTGCTTCGGCAACTGGTGCTGTGGGTGGGGTTTCTGGGCGCTTCGCTCGCGGTTCGCGAGCGCAAACACATCGCCATCGATTTTCTGCCCCATTTCCTGAACGACTTCTGGAAGAAGATCAACCACATCGGCGTGGACCTGGTGACCGCCGTCATCAGTGCCTTTCTCGCGCTGGCAGCGTGGAATTTCATGATCTTCGAAAAAGAAGGCGGCTCCACCCTGTTTCTGGACATTCCCGTGTGGCTGTTCCAGACCATCCTGCCCTTCAGTTTCGCCCTCATTTCACTCCGCCTGGCTCTCCGGGTGGTGAACGAAATCGCCAGTTTCCGGACACCCGCCGAATGA
- a CDS encoding TRAP transporter large permease, translated as MTLLIVAAILLLTLLGTPLYAVIGLAALLSFHFAEIDSAAVFIELYRVASAPTLLAIPLFTFAGFILAESRTPQRLTRLTQALLGGVPGGLPWVVLVACAFFTAFTGASGVTIIALGGLLYPLMLKEMYGKNFSLGLMTSSGSLGLLFPPSLPLILYGLVAKVNIDQLFLAGVVPGVLMIIILAVYSMAQSKRFGIERTPFNWHETKRAVREAAWEIPLPFLVLYGIYGGIFTVTEAAAVTVVYVVAVECFVYRDIHPIRDMPEIMKKSMVLVGAILIILGTAMGFTSYLVDEQVPMQLLGFMKDYIDDQLTFLIVLNLFLLIVGCMMDIFSAIIVVVPLIVPIAQNFGVDMVHLGIIFLVNLEIGYSTPPVGLNLFIASSRFEEPVVRLYKATLPFLGLRLMGLMAVTYFPLLSLFLPNLFGS; from the coding sequence ATGACCCTACTGATTGTTGCCGCAATCCTGTTATTAACGCTGCTGGGGACGCCGCTGTACGCGGTGATCGGCCTCGCCGCCCTGCTGTCGTTCCATTTTGCGGAGATCGATTCGGCGGCGGTGTTCATCGAACTCTACCGCGTAGCCAGCGCGCCGACCCTGCTGGCCATTCCACTGTTCACCTTCGCCGGATTCATTCTCGCTGAAAGCCGGACGCCGCAGAGACTGACGCGTCTCACGCAGGCCCTGCTAGGGGGCGTTCCGGGAGGGCTGCCCTGGGTGGTGCTGGTGGCGTGCGCGTTTTTCACCGCCTTCACCGGCGCGTCAGGCGTTACCATCATCGCGCTGGGCGGCCTGTTGTATCCGCTCATGCTCAAGGAAATGTACGGCAAAAACTTTTCGCTCGGGTTGATGACCTCGTCGGGAAGCCTGGGCCTGCTGTTCCCTCCTTCTTTGCCTCTCATCCTGTACGGCCTGGTGGCGAAGGTGAACATAGACCAGTTGTTTCTGGCGGGTGTGGTGCCGGGTGTACTGATGATCATCATCCTCGCCGTATACAGCATGGCGCAGAGCAAACGGTTTGGGATCGAAAGAACCCCCTTCAACTGGCATGAAACGAAACGCGCGGTGCGCGAGGCGGCGTGGGAGATCCCCCTCCCCTTCCTCGTGCTGTATGGTATCTACGGAGGCATCTTCACCGTGACCGAAGCCGCAGCTGTGACGGTGGTGTACGTGGTGGCGGTTGAGTGCTTCGTGTACCGGGACATCCATCCCATCCGCGACATGCCCGAGATCATGAAAAAAAGCATGGTGCTTGTTGGGGCCATCCTCATCATCCTGGGCACGGCGATGGGCTTCACCAGCTACCTGGTTGACGAGCAGGTGCCCATGCAACTGCTGGGATTCATGAAGGATTACATCGACGACCAGTTGACCTTCCTCATAGTACTCAACCTGTTTCTTTTGATCGTCGGGTGCATGATGGACATCTTCTCAGCCATCATTGTGGTGGTGCCCCTGATCGTGCCAATCGCACAGAATTTCGGCGTGGATATGGTGCACTTGGGAATCATTTTTCTGGTCAACCTGGAGATCGGTTACTCCACGCCGCCGGTAGGGCTCAACCTGTTCATCGCCAGTTCCCGCTTTGAGGAGCCCGTGGTGCGCCTGTACAAGGCCACCCTGCCGTTTCTCGGTCTCAGGCTGATGGGCCTGATGGCGGTCACGTATTTTCCCCTGCTCAGCCTGTTCCTGCCCAACCTGTTCGGAAGCTAG
- a CDS encoding methylated-DNA--[protein]-cysteine S-methyltransferase, with protein sequence MQPIRKHQRIETDSLFYASMDSPIGILGIASTHKGVCNIRTAQKSERQFVGYLEDVYIARPVADSRRLKPVLDQLEGYFKGEVTEFDCDLDISCGTPFQRKVWRQLMTIPFGETRSYGWLAEKLDNPNASRAVGNANGKNPVPVIIPCHRVIHADGGMGGYTGGLHIKEFLLDLETHTHAAV encoded by the coding sequence ATGCAACCCATTCGAAAACATCAACGCATCGAAACCGATTCCCTTTTTTATGCGTCGATGGACAGCCCGATTGGCATTCTCGGCATTGCCTCCACCCATAAAGGCGTGTGCAACATCCGCACGGCGCAGAAAAGCGAGCGGCAGTTCGTGGGCTACCTGGAGGACGTGTACATTGCCCGGCCAGTTGCGGATTCCAGACGGCTGAAGCCCGTATTGGATCAGTTGGAAGGGTACTTTAAAGGAGAGGTCACAGAGTTTGACTGTGACCTGGACATTTCCTGCGGCACGCCGTTTCAACGGAAAGTGTGGAGGCAGCTGATGACCATCCCTTTCGGGGAGACACGCAGCTACGGCTGGCTGGCGGAAAAACTCGATAACCCCAATGCCAGCCGCGCCGTGGGCAACGCCAATGGCAAAAACCCGGTACCCGTCATCATTCCCTGCCACCGTGTGATCCATGCCGACGGAGGAATGGGCGGCTACACCGGGGGCCTGCATATCAAGGAATTTCTTTTGGACCTGGAAACCCACACCCATGCCGCTGTATAG
- the recO gene encoding DNA repair protein RecO, with translation MPLYRTQAVVLRSMNLGDADKIVTLFTREYGKVKVVAKAARRIKSRFGACLEPMTHLSLIYFGKEHQDLYRLNQCDIVHSFQKVREHPQKFYTGIYFVELSESLVAEAHPEIPTFDLLCKALRKVEGEGDLETLCRLYEMRIMALAGYTPRLKRCIQCREEPRSRWVGFSYTRHGILCAVCQDQTVLEARIQNGTLNYLRKLLTLDIQHTDRLKIPKGSEAEIESITHRLILARLGRELKSYPFIKKMAV, from the coding sequence ATGCCGCTGTATAGAACGCAGGCCGTTGTCTTGCGCAGCATGAACCTGGGCGACGCTGACAAGATCGTCACCCTGTTCACCCGGGAGTACGGCAAGGTGAAGGTCGTCGCCAAGGCGGCCCGGCGCATCAAAAGCCGATTCGGCGCGTGCCTGGAACCGATGACCCACCTGTCGCTCATCTATTTTGGCAAGGAGCATCAGGACCTCTACCGCCTCAACCAGTGTGACATCGTGCACTCCTTCCAGAAAGTGCGGGAGCACCCCCAGAAGTTTTACACCGGCATTTACTTCGTCGAGTTGTCGGAGAGCCTCGTAGCGGAAGCACATCCGGAAATTCCAACCTTCGACCTGCTGTGCAAGGCCCTGCGCAAGGTGGAGGGCGAAGGCGACCTGGAAACGTTGTGCCGCCTGTACGAAATGCGGATCATGGCGCTGGCGGGATACACACCGCGTCTGAAGCGGTGCATTCAATGCCGGGAGGAGCCGCGGTCCCGCTGGGTGGGCTTCAGCTACACACGGCACGGCATTCTGTGCGCGGTTTGCCAGGACCAGACGGTGCTGGAGGCCCGTATCCAGAACGGCACCCTCAATTACCTGCGAAAGCTCCTGACACTGGATATCCAGCACACCGACCGATTAAAAATTCCCAAAGGGAGTGAAGCGGAGATCGAGTCCATCACCCACCGCCTCATTCTGGCGCGGTTGGGAAGGGAGTTGAAATCCTATCCCTTTATCAAGAAAATGGCGGTTTGA
- a CDS encoding RidA family protein, with protein sequence MEKQAIHTEDAPAAIGPYQQAIRAGQFVFTSGQIALDPKSGEFLSGEIEEETERTLENIGAILKAAGLGFENVVKANVYLADMNHFARMNGVYEKYFATGKPARACVQVAALPKGAKVEIDVIAQAG encoded by the coding sequence ATGGAAAAACAAGCCATTCACACCGAGGACGCCCCGGCGGCCATCGGCCCGTACCAGCAGGCCATCCGCGCCGGGCAGTTTGTGTTCACCTCCGGCCAGATTGCGCTCGACCCGAAGTCGGGCGAGTTCCTGTCCGGGGAAATAGAAGAAGAAACCGAGCGGACCCTGGAAAACATTGGCGCCATATTGAAAGCCGCGGGACTGGGATTCGAGAATGTGGTGAAGGCGAACGTCTACCTTGCCGACATGAACCATTTCGCCCGAATGAACGGTGTGTACGAAAAATATTTCGCCACCGGGAAACCGGCGCGGGCCTGTGTGCAGGTTGCGGCCTTACCCAAAGGAGCGAAGGTGGAAATCGATGTCATCGCCCAGGCAGGTTGA
- a CDS encoding nucleotide sugar dehydrogenase — MGDFVKKIVCIGAGYVGGPTMAVIAHHCPDYKVTVVDISQEKIALWNSDQLPIYEPGLYERVVQCRGRNLFFSTEVDKEIGEADIIFVTVNTPTKTYGEGAGRAVDLQFIEQTARRIKEISRSDKIVVEKSTIPVRAAETLRRILHSGNNSIHFEILSNPEFMAEGTAIRDMEEPDRILIGSMDTPQGRQARDELTRIYGHWVPKERVLTTNLWSSELSKLVANAFLAQRISSINSISALCEQTEADVTQVGHAIGMDTRIGAKFLNAGIGFGGSCFRKDLLNLIYLCEHYGLHPVAEFWQKVVDINDFQMQRFVQRMVNAMFNSIVGKKIAVFGFAFKPDTGDTRDAPAIHICRALLEERAWLSITDPHALPNAKKDMEGIPGEIDYLEDPYQAVKGAHAIALLTEWNQYRNLDYRKIHDLMEKPAFIFDGRNHLDHDALFDIGFNVYGVGKPAREHFE, encoded by the coding sequence ATGGGGGATTTCGTCAAAAAAATCGTGTGCATCGGGGCCGGCTATGTGGGAGGGCCGACCATGGCCGTCATTGCTCATCACTGTCCGGATTACAAGGTGACAGTGGTGGACATTTCGCAGGAAAAAATAGCCCTGTGGAACTCGGATCAACTGCCCATTTACGAACCTGGCCTGTACGAACGTGTCGTCCAATGCCGGGGACGCAACCTGTTTTTCTCTACCGAAGTCGATAAGGAAATCGGCGAGGCTGATATCATCTTTGTCACCGTCAACACACCGACCAAGACCTACGGTGAGGGGGCCGGGCGGGCGGTGGATTTGCAGTTTATTGAACAGACCGCGCGACGCATCAAGGAAATTTCCAGGTCCGACAAAATTGTCGTTGAAAAAAGCACCATCCCCGTTCGGGCTGCGGAGACACTCAGACGAATTCTGCACTCCGGTAACAACAGCATCCATTTCGAGATCCTGTCCAACCCGGAGTTCATGGCGGAAGGCACCGCCATTCGTGACATGGAGGAACCGGATCGTATCCTGATCGGGTCCATGGATACCCCGCAGGGTCGCCAAGCCCGTGATGAGCTCACCCGCATTTACGGGCACTGGGTGCCCAAGGAACGGGTCCTGACCACCAATTTATGGAGCAGCGAGCTGTCGAAACTGGTGGCCAACGCCTTCCTCGCCCAGCGCATTTCGTCGATCAACAGCATTTCCGCCCTGTGCGAACAGACGGAAGCGGATGTGACGCAGGTGGGTCATGCCATCGGCATGGACACGCGTATCGGGGCCAAGTTCCTGAATGCCGGAATCGGTTTTGGCGGCTCCTGCTTTCGCAAGGACCTGCTAAACCTCATTTACCTGTGCGAGCATTATGGCCTTCATCCGGTGGCCGAGTTCTGGCAGAAGGTGGTTGACATCAACGATTTCCAGATGCAGAGGTTTGTTCAGCGGATGGTCAACGCCATGTTCAATTCCATCGTCGGCAAGAAAATCGCCGTCTTCGGGTTTGCCTTCAAGCCGGACACCGGCGATACCCGGGATGCACCGGCCATTCATATCTGCCGTGCGTTGCTCGAGGAACGGGCTTGGCTCAGTATCACCGATCCACATGCCCTTCCCAATGCTAAAAAAGATATGGAGGGCATCCCGGGTGAAATCGATTACCTGGAGGATCCTTACCAGGCGGTGAAGGGCGCGCATGCCATTGCCCTGTTGACGGAATGGAACCAGTACCGGAACCTGGATTATCGGAAAATCCACGACCTTATGGAAAAACCCGCATTCATTTTCGATGGGCGAAATCACCTCGACCACGATGCCCTGTTCGATATCGGGTTCAACGTGTACGGTGTTGGCAAACCGGCACGGGAGCACTTTGAATGA
- a CDS encoding cytochrome c family protein, with protein MANVFKSFGYLFLTLCLFLGYSDTADAAKKKVPKRPKFVGATKCDGSCHDPYYQAWKNSPHGKAFDLLKAGNAADAKKRDGLDPEKDYTADPACLFCHTTGYRQRGGFIPPGTKFKGRDVSTRIDPTEPNLEQVGCEMCHSVAGGSQFRVVMKNTKGDFKKAETEKYGLRWDYKNVCNRCHGHKQNPHKGEKVDLEAALANVHPFAKFITEDNADQNIVKDGKVKDRAKEKGPSEEKGIVIENWKIHKGKLRFLKGGRAFNYKKGKIYYK; from the coding sequence ATGGCTAATGTTTTTAAATCGTTCGGATATCTATTTCTGACCTTATGCCTTTTTCTGGGTTACTCCGACACGGCCGACGCCGCCAAGAAAAAGGTCCCCAAGCGACCTAAATTCGTGGGTGCCACGAAGTGCGATGGGAGCTGTCACGATCCCTATTACCAGGCTTGGAAGAATTCACCCCATGGTAAAGCCTTTGATTTGCTGAAGGCGGGCAATGCCGCCGATGCCAAGAAAAGAGACGGCCTTGATCCGGAAAAAGACTACACTGCCGATCCGGCCTGCCTGTTCTGCCACACTACCGGCTACCGTCAGCGTGGTGGATTCATACCCCCCGGAACAAAATTCAAAGGCCGCGATGTTAGCACCCGAATCGACCCGACCGAGCCCAATCTGGAGCAAGTGGGTTGCGAGATGTGCCACTCGGTTGCCGGTGGTTCTCAATTCCGCGTTGTGATGAAAAACACCAAGGGTGATTTCAAGAAAGCGGAAACAGAGAAGTATGGCCTCCGCTGGGATTACAAGAACGTGTGCAATCGCTGCCACGGCCACAAGCAGAATCCGCATAAGGGCGAAAAGGTCGATCTGGAAGCGGCTCTGGCCAACGTTCATCCCTTCGCTAAGTTCATCACCGAAGATAACGCCGACCAGAACATCGTGAAGGACGGCAAGGTAAAAGACCGGGCGAAGGAAAAAGGCCCCTCTGAAGAAAAAGGCATCGTCATCGAAAACTGGAAGATTCACAAAGGCAAACTGCGCTTCCTGAAAGGTGGACGGGCCTTCAATTACAAGAAGGGCAAAATCTACTATAAATAA
- the queA gene encoding tRNA preQ1(34) S-adenosylmethionine ribosyltransferase-isomerase QueA, giving the protein MDISDFDFHLPEELIAQTPTEKRDASRLMVVNRITGKIEHMMFPHITEFLTDRPLLVFNNTRVLPAKLEGHRTDNGKPVEWLLARKVESGSWLVLTRGLSKLKPGQTFRFGNGLSAVFEGVEEAMAQVRFSSEELLKTTLNQIGRMPLPHYIKRSGGLGEKMDSLDRERYQTVFAEEAGAIAAPTAGLHFTPELMSLLKEKAELSFLTLHVGPGTFQPLRTNKVVEHQMKEEFYRIPSSTWNQIHQARAEGRPVFAVGTTSTRVLESVNFDTATEKDVEGWTNRFLYPGQIFRNVDRLLTNFHLPRSTLYLLVCAFAGKPLMDQAYREAITRKYRFFSYGDAMLIL; this is encoded by the coding sequence ATGGATATATCTGATTTCGATTTTCACCTGCCGGAAGAATTGATTGCGCAGACCCCCACTGAAAAAAGGGATGCTTCCCGCCTAATGGTGGTGAACCGCATCACTGGAAAAATTGAGCACATGATGTTCCCCCACATCACGGAATTTCTGACTGACCGCCCCCTTCTGGTTTTCAACAACACCCGCGTGCTCCCGGCCAAACTGGAAGGACACCGCACCGATAACGGCAAGCCGGTGGAGTGGCTTCTGGCCCGCAAGGTGGAATCCGGCTCATGGCTTGTTCTGACACGCGGACTGTCCAAGCTCAAGCCCGGTCAAACGTTCCGGTTTGGAAATGGATTGAGTGCCGTGTTTGAGGGGGTAGAGGAGGCAATGGCCCAGGTGCGGTTTTCCAGTGAAGAACTATTGAAAACCACTCTGAACCAGATAGGCCGGATGCCCCTTCCGCATTACATCAAGCGCTCAGGGGGGCTGGGAGAGAAAATGGATTCCCTGGACCGGGAACGTTACCAGACGGTGTTTGCTGAAGAGGCCGGGGCGATTGCCGCACCCACCGCAGGCCTGCATTTCACGCCCGAGTTGATGAGTTTATTGAAAGAGAAAGCGGAATTGAGTTTTCTAACCCTTCATGTAGGCCCGGGAACATTCCAGCCTCTGCGAACAAACAAGGTGGTGGAGCATCAAATGAAGGAGGAGTTTTACCGGATTCCCTCGTCTACCTGGAACCAAATTCACCAGGCCAGAGCCGAGGGACGGCCCGTTTTCGCGGTGGGTACAACCAGCACCCGTGTACTGGAGTCGGTCAATTTCGATACAGCGACAGAAAAGGACGTAGAAGGCTGGACGAACCGGTTTTTATATCCCGGCCAAATCTTTCGCAACGTTGACCGGTTGCTCACAAACTTCCACCTGCCCCGTTCCACCCTGTATTTGCTGGTCTGCGCCTTTGCCGGGAAACCCCTGATGGATCAGGCGTACAGGGAAGCCATAACGAGAAAGTACCGTTTTTTCAGTTACGGGGACGCCATGCTGATTCTGTGA
- a CDS encoding integration host factor subunit alpha has protein sequence MTKQDIINHVSQEASLSRAKAEEAVETVIKLIKESLGQGEPVILRRFGTFQVKSKTKRMGRNPKTGEEAEISARKVVRFKSGKHFKQAVNSQEN, from the coding sequence ATGACCAAGCAAGATATTATCAACCATGTATCTCAGGAAGCGAGCCTGTCCCGGGCCAAAGCTGAAGAAGCGGTGGAAACCGTAATCAAGCTTATAAAGGAATCTTTGGGGCAGGGTGAACCTGTGATCTTGCGGCGTTTTGGAACCTTCCAGGTCAAGTCCAAGACCAAGCGCATGGGGCGCAACCCTAAAACCGGTGAAGAAGCTGAAATTTCCGCCCGTAAAGTGGTTCGTTTCAAATCCGGGAAGCACTTCAAGCAGGCTGTCAACAGTCAGGAAAATTGA
- a CDS encoding FtsB family cell division protein yields MAIKTKPLNKIQATIGLSLLLFAIMVGVAVFSDDGVMTVFNFNDDLEKLKQGNASLVQENKGLQKEIEALKKDPLAVERVAREKLNLVRPGETVYRIVPHPDKP; encoded by the coding sequence ATGGCCATCAAAACGAAACCGCTCAATAAAATCCAGGCTACGATAGGGCTCAGCCTTTTGCTGTTTGCCATTATGGTCGGGGTCGCGGTATTCAGCGACGATGGTGTGATGACCGTATTTAATTTCAATGATGATCTAGAGAAACTGAAGCAGGGAAATGCCTCTCTGGTTCAGGAAAACAAAGGATTGCAGAAGGAAATCGAAGCCCTCAAAAAGGACCCGCTGGCGGTAGAGCGGGTCGCCCGCGAAAAATTAAATCTGGTTCGCCCCGGAGAAACGGTTTACCGGATTGTACCCCACCCCGATAAACCCTGA
- the hemL gene encoding glutamate-1-semialdehyde 2,1-aminomutase, which translates to MNRKKSESLFEEAQRYIPGGVNSPVRAFKAVGGHPLFIQKAKGSRLWDVDGNEFIDYNASWGPLIFGHAHPQIVEAVKRAAENGTSFGAPTELEIEMAKKVIDCVPSIEGVRMVSSGTEATMSAIRLARGYTKRDKIVKFEGNFHGHGDSLLVKSGSGLMSLGIPDCPGVIEDLAKNTLTLPYNNGDAVVELFDKMGSEIACLIVEPIAGNMGVVPPKEGFLQTLRDVTRQHGALLIFDEVISGFRVGLGGAQKLYGITPDLTTLGKIIGGGLPVGAYGGKKEFMDHIAPVGSVYQAGTLSGNPLAMAAGLEMLNLLSAKGVYESLEAKSQRLCDGFRKNAEEAGVPAFFTRVGSMFSMFFTDEEVVDFETVSTCDLEFFKRYFNAMLEAGIYIACSQFEAGFMSAVHTEEEIEQTIEANRDALKTAKG; encoded by the coding sequence ATGAACCGCAAGAAATCCGAATCCCTGTTTGAAGAAGCGCAACGCTACATCCCCGGCGGTGTTAACAGCCCTGTCAGGGCATTCAAGGCCGTTGGCGGCCACCCCCTGTTTATCCAGAAAGCCAAAGGCTCACGGTTGTGGGATGTGGATGGCAATGAGTTCATCGACTACAACGCTTCCTGGGGGCCGCTCATCTTCGGCCACGCGCACCCGCAGATTGTCGAGGCGGTAAAACGGGCGGCGGAGAACGGCACCAGTTTCGGCGCGCCGACGGAACTTGAAATCGAGATGGCGAAGAAGGTCATCGACTGCGTGCCCTCGATCGAAGGGGTGCGTATGGTGAGTTCGGGTACAGAGGCGACGATGAGCGCCATCCGCCTGGCGCGCGGCTACACCAAGCGCGACAAGATTGTCAAATTCGAGGGCAACTTTCACGGTCACGGCGACAGCCTGCTGGTCAAGTCCGGTTCCGGGCTGATGTCGTTGGGAATCCCGGACTGCCCGGGCGTCATCGAAGACCTGGCGAAGAACACATTGACCCTGCCCTACAACAATGGCGATGCGGTGGTCGAACTGTTCGACAAGATGGGGAGCGAGATCGCATGTCTGATCGTCGAGCCGATCGCCGGCAACATGGGGGTTGTCCCACCGAAAGAAGGTTTTCTGCAAACGCTCCGTGACGTCACGAGGCAGCACGGCGCTTTGTTGATTTTCGACGAAGTCATCAGCGGGTTTCGCGTGGGGCTGGGCGGCGCACAGAAGTTGTACGGTATCACGCCGGACCTGACCACGCTGGGCAAGATCATCGGCGGCGGCCTGCCGGTGGGTGCCTACGGCGGCAAGAAGGAGTTCATGGATCATATCGCACCGGTGGGTTCGGTGTACCAGGCGGGGACGCTTTCCGGCAACCCCCTTGCGATGGCCGCGGGACTGGAGATGCTGAACCTGCTTTCCGCCAAGGGAGTGTATGAGAGTTTGGAGGCGAAAAGCCAACGCCTTTGCGATGGCTTCCGCAAAAATGCGGAAGAGGCGGGCGTGCCTGCATTCTTCACCCGGGTGGGTTCGATGTTCTCCATGTTTTTCACGGATGAAGAGGTGGTGGATTTCGAAACCGTTTCCACCTGCGACCTTGAGTTTTTCAAACGCTATTTCAACGCCATGCTGGAAGCGGGAATCTACATAGCCTGCTCTCAGTTCGAGGCGGGATTCATGTCCGCCGTCCATACGGAAGAGGAAATCGAGCAGACGATCGAAGCCAACCGTGACGCCCTGAAAACGGCGAAGGGTTGA
- the mtnP gene encoding S-methyl-5'-thioadenosine phosphorylase — MAANILGVIGGSGLYNMKDLKVEKEIAVDTPYGAPSDPVVIGELAGTKLAFLPRHGVGHRIPPSEINYRANIFAMKKLGVERIVSVSAVGSMKEEIAPGHIVLPDQFIDRTHRRIGTFFTDGIVGHVSLADPICDDMHGKVLEASQKAGAVVHPGETYVCIEGPQFSTRAESNVYRSWGVEVIGMTNVTEAKLAREAGICYVTVALATDYDCWHIEEEPVTLEQVLEIMHNNVELAQTILKEVVTLSVLERQCECGEAATKAIVTDPTKIPDQRKRDLEPLFGKL, encoded by the coding sequence ATGGCGGCAAACATTCTCGGCGTGATCGGCGGCAGCGGCCTGTACAACATGAAGGACCTCAAGGTGGAAAAGGAAATTGCCGTGGATACACCCTATGGTGCGCCTTCGGATCCGGTGGTGATCGGGGAGCTTGCGGGCACGAAACTCGCATTCCTGCCGCGCCATGGAGTCGGTCACCGCATCCCTCCATCAGAGATCAATTACCGGGCCAACATCTTTGCCATGAAAAAACTCGGCGTGGAGCGCATCGTGTCGGTCAGCGCCGTGGGCAGCATGAAAGAAGAGATCGCCCCCGGGCACATCGTTCTTCCCGACCAGTTTATCGACCGCACGCACCGGCGCATCGGCACCTTCTTCACCGACGGGATCGTCGGTCACGTCAGCCTGGCCGACCCCATTTGTGACGACATGCACGGCAAGGTGCTGGAAGCAAGCCAGAAAGCAGGCGCCGTGGTGCACCCAGGGGAGACCTATGTGTGCATTGAGGGACCGCAGTTTTCCACGCGGGCCGAGTCGAACGTGTACCGCAGCTGGGGCGTGGAAGTGATCGGCATGACCAATGTTACTGAAGCGAAACTGGCACGCGAGGCGGGCATTTGTTATGTTACCGTTGCCCTCGCCACGGACTACGACTGCTGGCACATTGAGGAGGAACCAGTGACGTTGGAGCAGGTGCTGGAGATCATGCACAACAACGTCGAACTGGCGCAGACAATCCTCAAGGAAGTGGTGACGCTTTCCGTCCTTGAACGTCAGTGCGAATGCGGCGAGGCGGCAACCAAAGCCATCGTCACCGATCCCACTAAAATTCCCGATCAACGAAAACGAGACCTCGAACCCCTGTTTGGAAAATTATGA
- a CDS encoding aspartate-semialdehyde dehydrogenase: MQKKEAYNVAVVGATGAVGRTMIATLEERKFPVAELRLLASSRSAGSELPFHGKPVTVQELKNDSFQDIDIALFSAGASTSRQFGPKAVEVGCVVIDNSSAFRMEPGIPLVVPEVNPDAIGSEPGIIANPNCSTIQMVVALKPLHDRFRVRRVIVSTYQSVSGSGQKAIDELTHQSKSALNCEPLVKNVYPHQIAFNCLPHIDTFLDNGYTKEEMKMVNETRKIMGDDSIHVTPTTVRVPVMYSHSESIYVETDEEIDVAEVRRVLSAFPGVSVVDAPEKNEYPLAIDAAGRDEVMVGRIRKDLANPKALNLWVVADNLRKGAALNAVQIAEALIR; encoded by the coding sequence ATGCAGAAAAAAGAAGCTTACAACGTTGCGGTGGTGGGCGCCACGGGGGCCGTGGGCCGCACCATGATCGCCACTCTGGAGGAACGCAAGTTTCCGGTGGCGGAATTGCGTCTGCTCGCATCCAGTCGTTCAGCGGGAAGCGAACTCCCATTCCACGGCAAACCCGTCACTGTGCAGGAATTGAAAAACGATTCATTCCAGGACATTGACATCGCGCTGTTTTCGGCGGGAGCCTCGACCAGCAGGCAGTTCGGACCGAAAGCGGTGGAGGTCGGGTGCGTCGTCATCGACAACAGCAGTGCCTTCCGCATGGAGCCGGGTATCCCGCTGGTGGTGCCGGAGGTGAATCCCGACGCCATCGGCAGTGAGCCGGGAATCATCGCCAACCCCAACTGCTCGACCATCCAGATGGTGGTAGCGCTCAAACCTCTTCATGACCGTTTCCGCGTTCGGCGGGTCATCGTTTCCACCTACCAGTCGGTCTCGGGGTCCGGGCAAAAAGCTATTGACGAGTTGACGCACCAGAGTAAAAGCGCGCTCAACTGCGAACCACTGGTGAAAAATGTCTATCCGCACCAGATCGCGTTCAACTGCCTGCCGCACATCGACACGTTTCTTGACAACGGCTACACCAAGGAAGAAATGAAGATGGTAAACGAGACCCGTAAGATCATGGGTGACGACAGCATCCACGTCACGCCCACCACGGTGCGGGTGCCGGTGATGTATTCGCATTCGGAGTCGATTTATGTCGAGACCGATGAGGAGATCGATGTCGCCGAGGTGCGCCGCGTGCTGTCCGCCTTCCCCGGTGTCAGCGTGGTCGATGCGCCGGAGAAAAACGAATATCCCCTCGCCATCGATGCCGCCGGGCGGGACGAAGTGATGGTCGGGCGTATTCGCAAGGACCTCGCCAACCCGAAGGCTCTCAACCTGTGGGTGGTGGCCGACAACCTGAGAAAAGGCGCGGCGTTGAACGCCGTGCAGATTGCGGAAGCCCTGATCCGCTGA